In the Halorubrum ruber genome, AATGCGGGCGCCACGGCCGTAGGGGTTGCGCCCGCGTCCGTGGCGAAGGACGACCCCGGGCTAGGGCACGCAGATCACGAACTCGGTACCGGTTCCACCTTCGGGATAACGGAAGGGTAAAGCGGCAGCGTTCCGTATCGGTGTTCACTGTGACGACGACTCAGGTGACCCTCGTCCAGATCGACAACTACGGGCCGTGGACGACGACGCCGGAGCCGCGCCGGGAGATGGACCTCCAGACGCTCCAGTCGCGGCTGTTCGCCGACGTCGCCCAGTTCCTCGGCCACCGCGACGCCTACGTTTTCTTCACCCGCTTCGACAACATGATCGCGGTGACGAACGGCGTCGACGGCGCGGCCCACGCGACCCTTCAGGAGTCGATCGGCAACCGCTACCCGGTCAGCGTGAGCCTCGGGACCGCCGTCGCCGAGCGCCCCGTCGACGCGCTCGAAGCGGCGAACCGGCGGCTCCAGACGGAGGGGAGCGCCCAAGACGAGAGCCGGACAGAGGTGCTCGCCGGGGAGTACCTCTCCGAGACGGATCGGTCGGACCTCCAGGTCGCACACTTCGACGTGGTCAACGCGACCGGCAAGTACACCGACCGACTCAACGAGTTCGACACGTTCATCAACATCGAACAGGCGTACGGCTCGCTGATGCGCCACCTCCGGGAGGCGCACGGCGCCCTCTCCTTCTTCGTCGGCGGCGACAACGTCGTGGCGGTCTGCCCCGACCTCCCGAGTCGGCGTTCTCGTCGGCGGTCGCCCACGTCGCGGACGACGTCGACGTCGAACTCCAGGTCGGCGTCGGCCGCGGCGCCTCCGCCCACGAGGCCGGCTTCACGGCCAAACACGCGCTCGAAGACTGCCGACACGACGGGACGAGCGTCGAGCTGTTCGGCGCGCCCGCCGCTGGCGATTAGCGGGTCCAGCCGCGCAGTCGGCCGGTTTCGTGGCGCGGAACGGCAGATTCAAATCTGATAATTTCGGTGCGAGGTTTTTATACACCGGCCGGGAACCCCCGCACAGCATGTCAGAGGAGATAGTGTTCGTCTGTACGGCGGACGGCTGTGACGAGGGCCCGTGGGAGGGCTCGCACGACGCGATGGCACACTGCTCCGAGCATCCGGACCACGGGTACACCGGGATGCCGCGGTCGGAGATCGACCCGACCCGCGAGGTCATCCCCGCGACCGCGACGCGGAAGCGCGACAACCGCAACCTCCAGCACAAGGGGCACCCGAAGGGTGCGTACGCGCAGAACGACTGACGAGTCTCGACGGGCGAGCCGCGACTCCGGCGTCCGTCCCAGACGCTGGGAGCGGCTCCCCGTCCTCGTCGCGGGGCGCGGCGGCGCCGCGTCCGACTGAGTCGGCGGTTTCTCCTCATTCGATCCGACGCCGTTTATGAGCGGGCCGGACGTAGGAGCCGGCATGGTCTCGGAGATCTTCGATCCCGACACGTGGGAGCCCGTCACCGACGAGTTCGACGACATCACCTATCACCGCGCCGTCGACGTCCCCGCGGTCCGGATCGCCTTCGACCGCCCCGCGGTCCGCAACGCCTTCCGTCCCGGCACGGTCGACGAGCTGTACGCCGCGCTCGACCACGCGCGCAAGCAGGCCGACGTCGGCACCGTCCTCCTCACCGGGAACGGCCCCTCGGAGAAGGACGGCGGCTGGGCGTTCTGCTCGGGCGGCGACCAGTCGGTGCGGGGCGGCTCCGGCTACGAGTACCGCGACGACGACGAGGCGGGCGACGACGACGACGACCTCGTCCGCTCGGCGCGCGCCGGTCGGCTCCACATCCTCGAGGTCCAGCGGCTGATCCGATTCATGCCGAAGCCCGTCGTCGCGGTCGTCCCCGGCTGGGCGGTCGGCGGCGGCCACTCGCTGCACGTCGTCTGCGACATGACCCTCGCCAGCGAGGAGCACGCGAAGTTCCTCCAGACCGACCCCGACGTGGGCTCGTTCGACGGCGGGTTCGGCTCCGCCTACCTCGCGAAGCAGATCGGCCAGAAGAAGGCCCGCGAGGTGTTCTTCCGCGGGAAGACCTACTCGGCCGAGGAGGCCGCGGACATGGGGATGGTCAACGAGGTCGTCGCCCACGAGGAGCTGGAGGACGTGGCCCTGGAGTGGGCCGACGAGATGACCCGGAAGTCGCCGACCGCGATGCGGATGTTAAAGTACGCGTTCAACATGGCCGACGACGGGATGGTCGGCCAGCAGGTGTTCGCCGGCGAGGCGACGCGGCTCGCGTACATGACGGAGGAGGCCCAGGAGGGCCGCGACGCGTTCTTGGAGGGCCGGGAGCCGCAGTTCCGCGACTATCCGTGGCACTACTGAGCGGCGGCCCGCCGCCCGGCGGGACAGCGGATCGGCGCCGCGCCCCCCGCAGCCACCTACAAGTACCCCGCCGCGGTAGCTCCGCTATGCTCGTCGAGGAGGTGATGACGACGGACCTCGTGACCTGCGACGTCGACGCCACGGTCCGGGACGCCACGGAGCGGATGCTCCGCAACCGGGTCGGGAGCGTCGTCGTTACGGACGGCGGGACCCCGGCCGGGATCCTGACCGAGAGCGACGTCCACCACGCCGGATACGTCACCGACGATTCCCTGTCGTCGATCCCAGTCCGGAAGGCGGCGAGCGCTCCCCTCGTCACCGTCCGGCCGAGCGCGACGCTCCGAGCCGCCACGGAACGCATGCGCTCGGAGGGCGTCAAGAAGCTCGTCGACGGCGTGACGCCCGAGGGGATCGTCACCACGGGGGACGTCGTCGACAACTACGCACGGATCCGTCAGGAGGTCCGGGACCTCGCGACGGACACGACCGGCTGGTCGGAGCGGACCGACGACCTCCGCGACTGAGCGGGGGAGGTCACTGTTCGAGCGGGCTTCGGTCGGGGGTCGCCCCGCGACGCCGGACCAGCCGGCGCAGGAACCGGTAGACCGGGAAGAGGTAATCTTCGAACCGCTCGTAGACGCCGCTCTGACTCGCGTAGACGATCACCGGGACGTCCGCCGCCCGTGCGGTCTGAATCACCGCGTCGGGCGTGCTCCCGAACACCCACTGGCGGAAGCGCCTGTCGCGCGACGCCCCGATCACGAGGAGCCCGCCGGCCTCGGCGGCCGTGTCGACCAGGCCGTCGGCGATCGTCCCGGCCTCCACGTTCATCACGCGGAGGTCCTCGACGCCGTTCAGTTCGGACACGGTCGTCGCCGGGTCCTCCGGCGGCTCCTCGCCGCCGGGATCGACCGTGATGACGTTCACGTTCGCCCCCTGTCGGCCCAGCACTCGAACGACCGACAGCGCGGCGCGGTGGTGTGGACCGCCGCCGGCGCCCACGTTCACCGTCTCGACCGTCTCGCCCTCGTACCCGCTCGTGAAGACGACGTCGCAGGGGGCGCCGTACTCGACCCCTCTGGTGATCTCCTCGCTCTCCTCGGGGTATCCCATCAAGATCAGGTCGGCCCCCTGATTCCGGGCGGTATTGTTGATGTCAAACGCGATGTTCCGGCAGGTGTGGGCGGTCACCGTGTACTCGACGGGGTGGTCGTCGGCCGCCAGCACCTCGGTGATACGGTCCGCTCGGTCGGTGGCGATGTCGCTGACGACCTCGTGGGGCGTCTGCTCCGGGATCTGCGTCACGGTGAGGACGGTGACGGACACGTCGCGGTCGCTCCCAGACGCGAGCACGTCCGCCAGTTGGAGGTATCTCACGGCGTTCTCCGGGCGCGCGACCGGGATCAGTACCCGGAACGGCCCCGCGTCTCCCTCGTCGACCGCCGCCCCGCCGGAGGCGGGGGTTTCGTCGGGTGCCGGCTCGTCGGGTGCCGGCTCGTCGGGTGCCGGCTCGTCGGCCGCCGGCTCGTCGGGCGCCGCCTCTTCGGATACCCCCTCGTCGGCCGCCGCGGCGGTCTCGGACCCCGGCACCTCCCGAATGAGGTCCTCGACACCGGGGGCACCGCCCCAGACGAGGTAGGCGACGACCAGCACCCCCGACAGCAGCAGTCCGACCGCGACGCCCCGCCGCGGGAGGTTGTACACCAGCCCGAGGTTCGCGACGACCCCGACCAGCGGCACGAGGGGGACGCCCGGAACCCGGAAGCCGCGCTCGATATCCTCGAACCGCCGCCGGTGGACGATCAGCGCGACGTTGACGACCGCGAGCGGGAGCAGCAGGTTCAGCGTCGCGAACCCGGTGAGCGCGTTGAGCCCGAGGTCGATACCCGCCAGCCCGTCCTCGGCGGGGAACACCGCGATGAACGTGACGATCAGCGTGACGATCACCCCCGTCGCGGTGGTCACGCTCCAGAACGGCGTGCTGTACTCCGGATGGATGCGGGCGAACGGCCGCGGGGCCTGCCCCTGCCGGCCCATCAGCGACCCGATCGACGACGCCGCGAGGATCGACGCGTTCGACGCGGACACCATCGAGAAGACCGCGCCGGCGACGATCAGTGACTGCCCGACGGGACCGAGGAACCCCGCCGCGACCCGTCCCATGGCCGTCTCGCCCTCCCGCGCGATCACCTCGGGCGGCACCGGCGAGTTGGTCATCGCGACGATCACCAGCGCGTACAGGATTGTGACCGAGACGATGCTCGCCGCGATCGCTCGCGGGACGGTCTTGCGGGGTTCGATTATCTCCCCGGCGCTCGCCGCGATCGCCGAGAACCCGAAGAAGGTGATGAACGCCAGCGCCGCGACCGAGAGGATGCCGACGACGTCCGCGGAGAACTGCGCCGCGAAGGTGTCC is a window encoding:
- a CDS encoding CBS domain-containing protein; protein product: MLVEEVMTTDLVTCDVDATVRDATERMLRNRVGSVVVTDGGTPAGILTESDVHHAGYVTDDSLSSIPVRKAASAPLVTVRPSATLRAATERMRSEGVKKLVDGVTPEGIVTTGDVVDNYARIRQEVRDLATDTTGWSERTDDLRD
- a CDS encoding 1,4-dihydroxy-2-naphthoyl-CoA synthase produces the protein MVSEIFDPDTWEPVTDEFDDITYHRAVDVPAVRIAFDRPAVRNAFRPGTVDELYAALDHARKQADVGTVLLTGNGPSEKDGGWAFCSGGDQSVRGGSGYEYRDDDEAGDDDDDLVRSARAGRLHILEVQRLIRFMPKPVVAVVPGWAVGGGHSLHVVCDMTLASEEHAKFLQTDPDVGSFDGGFGSAYLAKQIGQKKAREVFFRGKTYSAEEAADMGMVNEVVAHEELEDVALEWADEMTRKSPTAMRMLKYAFNMADDGMVGQQVFAGEATRLAYMTEEAQEGRDAFLEGREPQFRDYPWHY
- a CDS encoding amino acid permease, with translation MVEHTRTLDFKIAFAIGLGTMIAAGIFSLSGAAVARIGSSAVISFVIAAVIAGITAAAYSEFASIYSENGGGYLFVSRTFEGRDLLTYGIGASLFLGYTGTTAFYLATMDEWFVRFIIPESLGWLPHGTAGVAAAVLLGVLNSRGTEESGTFQLLVSGAKVAVLFAFIAGALAFRGPTAAVDTFAAQFSADVVGILSVAALAFITFFGFSAIAASAGEIIEPRKTVPRAIAASIVSVTILYALVIVAMTNSPVPPEVIAREGETAMGRVAAGFLGPVGQSLIVAGAVFSMVSASNASILAASSIGSLMGRQGQAPRPFARIHPEYSTPFWSVTTATGVIVTLIVTFIAVFPAEDGLAGIDLGLNALTGFATLNLLLPLAVVNVALIVHRRRFEDIERGFRVPGVPLVPLVGVVANLGLVYNLPRRGVAVGLLLSGVLVVAYLVWGGAPGVEDLIREVPGSETAAAADEGVSEEAAPDEPAADEPAPDEPAPDEPAPDETPASGGAAVDEGDAGPFRVLIPVARPENAVRYLQLADVLASGSDRDVSVTVLTVTQIPEQTPHEVVSDIATDRADRITEVLAADDHPVEYTVTAHTCRNIAFDINNTARNQGADLILMGYPEESEEITRGVEYGAPCDVVFTSGYEGETVETVNVGAGGGPHHRAALSVVRVLGRQGANVNVITVDPGGEEPPEDPATTVSELNGVEDLRVMNVEAGTIADGLVDTAAEAGGLLVIGASRDRRFRQWVFGSTPDAVIQTARAADVPVIVYASQSGVYERFEDYLFPVYRFLRRLVRRRGATPDRSPLEQ